The DNA window TTCAAAGCGGAACGGGAACGGCCGTCCGCTCATCGGCGAGAGGAAGTTCAGCAGGCGGTGGCCCTGGCGCAGCGCATCCGGGTGTTCCGGGGTGCCATGCCACCCCAGGTAGGTCGGGCTGGCGCAGGTCACCGCACTCGCATAACCCAGCAGATGGGTGACCATCGAGGCATCGGCCAGCGCGCCGATGCGGATCACGCAGTCCACGTGCTCGCTGATCTGACTCAGCGGCCGGTCGGAAACGCCCAATTCGAGTCGGATGTCGGGAAATCGTTCGAGGAAGTCCGGCAGTGCCGGCACCAGCACGTCGCGTGCCGTCGCTCCGCCGACATCGACGCGAAGCATTCCACGAGGGGCATCACTCACCGCGCCGAATGAGGCGTCAATGTCCTCCAGGTCATGCAGGATGCGTCCGGCCTTCTCGTAATACAGCACGCCTTCGGCGGTCACCGAGACGCGGCGGGTGGTCCGCTCCAGCAGGCGCACGCCCAGATGCGCCTCCAGTTCACGCACCGTCTTGCTCAGCGTCGCAGCAGGCATCTCCAGCGCTTCGGCAGCGCGCGTGAAACTGCCCGTCTCCACAACGCGGGCGAACGCCCGGATGGCGATCAACTGATTCACGTATTGTCTTCCTTACTGACGAGTCCGCCAGATGGTCGGGGAAGTGGACCTCCGTCCACAGCGTCCTGCGCGATACCGACGTGCAGGAGCGTAACAAGCTGACTTGTTCAGCAATACCGTATTTTTACTGCAGTATGTCCATGGTTACAGTGCGCGCGCCCACAGTTGCGACACTTGGGGCATGCCGAACAGCTGTTCATGCTGCTCGGTGAGCAATTCGAAGCCGGCGCGTTCGTACAGACGTCGCGCGTCAGTCAGCGCCGCGTTGGTCCACAGCACCATGCGCTTGTAGCCCACCGCTCGCGCAAAGGTCATGGCTTCTTCCACCAGCCGCTGCCCGATGCCGAGGCCGCGGGCGCTGGCATCCACATGCAGCAGGCGCAGCTTGGCGTTCTGCGCGTCATGACGGACCACGAACACCGACCCCACCGGGGTGCCGTCCAGTTCCGCAATCCAGCAGCGCTCGGTCTGCGGGTCGTGCTCGCGCAGGTAGCGGGTGACGATGTCGGCAACCAGCGCTTCGAACTCGGCATTCCAGCCGAACTCGCGCGCATACAAGGTGCCATGTTTGTGGATCACCCAGCCCATGTCGCCGGGGCGGGGATCACGCAATACGTACTGGGCCGCAGTGTCCCCCAGCAGGGTTTGAATCTGTGCCATGGACTCGACCAGCCGCTGCTGGCCCGGTTCGCTCAGGGCCTGCACCATGGCCCCGATGCTGTCGTTGGACGCGGCGTCGAGCTGGGCAAAGACCGCCCGCCCCGCGTCGGTCAGCACCAGCCGGTTCGCACGCCCATCCATGGCCGAGGGCTCGCGGCGCAGCAGACCGCGCGTCTGCAGCCCACTCAACAGCCGGCTGAGATACCCGGCGTTGAGGCCAAGGCGCTGGCCCAGCTGCGCGGCGCTGATGCCCTGCCCTTCGGCAAGCTCGAACAGCACGCGTACTTCCGTCAGGGTGAGGTCGCTGTGCAGCAGGTGCTCCTCGAGCACGCCGATCTGCCGCGTATAGAACCGATTGAAGGCACGCACCCGTGCCACTGCTGCGATGTGCTGATCAGACATGACGCCATCCATAACTTGCCTTAAGCAAGTATTACATGCTTAACGCACGTATATCGCGCGGTTATGTGATCCATTTCGCGGGTTATATGGCCTAAACGAAAGATTCGTTGCAGTACGGTTTACGTTCTGTTAATTCTGCGTGTAGCGACCAGGGCCCTGGCCGCAGGGAGAACCAACTGGATGAAGCACTGACAGAACGACCACCCAAAAAACTGACTGCAAGGTGCATGCATGAACTACCGTATTGGCAGTAGTGTTCAGGCCCCAAAAGCGATAACGCCATTGGCATCTGCAGTGATGGTGGCCCTGGCCACCGC is part of the Stenotrophomonas oahuensis genome and encodes:
- a CDS encoding bifunctional helix-turn-helix transcriptional regulator/GNAT family N-acetyltransferase; translation: MSDQHIAAVARVRAFNRFYTRQIGVLEEHLLHSDLTLTEVRVLFELAEGQGISAAQLGQRLGLNAGYLSRLLSGLQTRGLLRREPSAMDGRANRLVLTDAGRAVFAQLDAASNDSIGAMVQALSEPGQQRLVESMAQIQTLLGDTAAQYVLRDPRPGDMGWVIHKHGTLYAREFGWNAEFEALVADIVTRYLREHDPQTERCWIAELDGTPVGSVFVVRHDAQNAKLRLLHVDASARGLGIGQRLVEEAMTFARAVGYKRMVLWTNAALTDARRLYERAGFELLTEQHEQLFGMPQVSQLWARAL
- a CDS encoding LysR family transcriptional regulator; its protein translation is MNQLIAIRAFARVVETGSFTRAAEALEMPAATLSKTVRELEAHLGVRLLERTTRRVSVTAEGVLYYEKAGRILHDLEDIDASFGAVSDAPRGMLRVDVGGATARDVLVPALPDFLERFPDIRLELGVSDRPLSQISEHVDCVIRIGALADASMVTHLLGYASAVTCASPTYLGWHGTPEHPDALRQGHRLLNFLSPMSGRPFPFRFEQGEDRVEIIAENQLGINESNAHLAAAVAGLGVIQTFLHTARPALQSGALVEVLPEWRPAALPLLLVYPQTRQMTHRLRVFVEWVVGAFQQRLG